In Actinoplanes octamycinicus, the genomic window GGGTGGCCGGGTCCCGGCTGCGGTCGAGGGCCTCGGCGGCGTCCTCGGCCTCGGCCGCGTCGTCGTCGGTGGGTTCGGTGCCGGGCGGCTCGCGGTCCGGGGTGGGTTCGCCGGAGGGGTGGCTGACCAGGTAGCGGATCGCCGTGTTCAGGACCGCGAGCAGCGGCACCGCGATCAGGCCGCCGACGATGCCGGCCACCACCACGCCGGCCGCGATCGCCAGGATCACCGCGAGCGGGTGCAGGGCCACCGCCCGGCCCATGATCAGCGGCTGCAGCACGTGGCCCTCCAGCTGCTGCACCGCGATCACCACGGCGAGGATGCTGATCGCGGTGACCGGGCCGTTCGCGACCAGCGCGACCAGCACGGCGATCGCGCCGGTGACGGTCGCGCCGACCACCGGGATGAACGCGCCCAGGAAGATCAGCGCGGCCAGCGGCAGGGCCAGCGGCACCCGGAAGACGAGCAGGCCGATGCCGATCCCGACGGCGTCGATGAAGGCGACCAGCACGGTGCCGCGGGCGTACGAGATCAGGGTGTGCCAGGCGTAGTGCCCGGCCCGGGCGGTCGGGACCCGGGCGTCGCGGGGCAGCAGCCGGCACAGGAACGACCAGATCTGGCCGCCGTCGCGCAGGAAGAAGAAGAGCGTGAACAGCACCAGGAAGAACCCGGTGAGCACCTCCCCGACGGTGGTCGCGGTGCTCAGCGCCCCGGTGGTGAAGGAGCCCTGGTTCGCGCTGATCTGATCGCGCGCCTTGTCCAGGTATTGGTCCAGCTGGGCGTCGGTGAGGTGCAGCGGGCCGCGCTGCAGCCAGCTCTGCACCTCGGCGAGGCCGGCCTCGACCC contains:
- a CDS encoding AI-2E family transporter, with the protein product MSWTHTVRERARATLAAAANRNVPPPFTVGPDLQDTTPPVVVVNQQSSSADVLPRGVRTAGAWSWRFILFVVAAYLFLRVIALLHVMLIPVVVAVLLAALFQPLSATLVRNGMKKSLAAGLVLVAALVLVFGGLGLIVRTFITQLDDLTTRVEAGLAEVQSWLQRGPLHLTDAQLDQYLDKARDQISANQGSFTTGALSTATTVGEVLTGFFLVLFTLFFFLRDGGQIWSFLCRLLPRDARVPTARAGHYAWHTLISYARGTVLVAFIDAVGIGIGLLVFRVPLALPLAALIFLGAFIPVVGATVTGAIAVLVALVANGPVTAISILAVVIAVQQLEGHVLQPLIMGRAVALHPLAVILAIAAGVVVAGIVGGLIAVPLLAVLNTAIRYLVSHPSGEPTPDREPPGTEPTDDDAAEAEDAAEALDRSRDPATPPPADTSVAPARG